The Arachidicoccus terrestris genome includes the window CACAGAAATCAAATAACCGGTTTTGGGGTCAGGTATAAGAAAATGCTGATAGAATTCGGCGGCCTTTTTCATCAGCTTATAGCCGGTATCTCTTAAGAAGGCTGTATCTTCTGTAAAGAGAAAATGTTCCCAGACATGATGACTGAGCCAGGCTGACCCGCCTACCCAGATTCCATGTTTAGCAGCATCGATCGGTGCTGTTGCCGCCCAAATATCTGTATTATGATGGAGCACCCAGCCGGGTGCGCCATATTGTTCACGAGCGGTAACGGCGCCCGCTTCACTTAGATCCTGGATCAATTTGAAAAGTGGCCCGGTACAGGAAGACAGGTTCAGCACTTCCGCCGGCCAATAGTTCATTTCCAGATTGATATTGGTCGTGTACTTACTGCCCCATGGCGGTGTAAGCAAATTATTCCAGATCCCTTGCAGGTTCGCAGCGCGGCCACCGGGCGGTGTGGCACTGATCATCAGGTACCGGGCATACTGTGTATAGAGCGTTATGAGCCCGAGATCGCTGCTGACCGTAAACTGCCGGATTCTTTCATCCGTCGGCAGATCCCTTCTGGATGTTGTACCCAGTCGCAAATCAAATGTATCAAAGAGTTGGTGATAAGCCGCCTCATGGCGTTTATAAAGCGCTCCATAATTGCCATGGCCGATAGCCTCAATCTGCCTGAGATAACCCAGACACAGGCTATCAGGATGCCCCGAAGCGTCATTATAATTGACAAAATTGGTCGCAGCCACGGTATAGAGCGTCGCCGCATCCGCATCTATAACCTCAATCGTACTATCCGTCACTTTTAGTTGGGCCGCTGCCCCTTCAGTCTTTATCCTTAACGCACTGTAACCATGGAGGACACCGTCTTTTACCTGTACTTTGAGGCCGATGGTCTCATGATCGATCTTAAAAAGCTGATGATCGCCATGCAGCGTGGAGAAGCGTGCCTTAAAATGAACGGCCTTATGCCTGTCTGCTTCTATCCGCATGACCATTACAGGATCTGCCGCACTCGCCCAGTAATGGCGCGTAAAACGGATATCATTTTTCTTATAGGAAACCGCTGCGGTGGCAGTGCGTATATTGAGTGAACGTTTATAGTCTGAATACCCGCCGCCGGTCAAGTCCTGCAGGTAGATATCACCAAAAGGTTGATACCTCGCTTCATACTGCGGAAAGAATGGTGGCCGGCTGTCCTGAATCCAGTACTTCCAATCTCTGGAAATTGCTATGCCCGATGCAGGTGTTTTGCCAGCTGGATATAACACAAAAATCGGCCGGTCATTCTTTACACCGGTAAAACCGCCTTTATCAAAAAAGTTAATGACCTGAATAGCCAGTACATTCTTGCCTGCATGCAGCCATTCTTTCTTTAACAGATAATGCCTTTTGGTAGAAATACCTTCATCACGGCCCACATAATGGCCATTGACATAACAATAGTCCTGATCCCGGATGCGCCCCAGATCCACATACAGATCCTGACCGGCCATATCTGCCGGCACCTCAAAATCTACCCTGAACCACAAGGCGCCGTCAACACCCTGCAGCCCGCCGGTTTCCCAACCGTTGATGAGCGGTAAATGCATTGTCTTCCAATGGCTATCATCCAGGCCCGGCGCAGCTGCGGCGGTATCTTTACGTACTTTTTGCAGCCAGTCTTTCCTTAATTGCTGATATTTTTCCGGGTCGTGGTCGTTAATGCCCATAAAATGCGCCTCCCCCAACGCTTCCGCTTCTTTTTGTCTGCCGGCAAAAATCAGCGACCGGATTGCAGGCAGATACTTGCAGGCCCCATGATGGGCATAGTCTCTGGGGCGGCCATTCCAAAGCGTAGACTCATTAAACTGTATATGATCCGTATCCACACCAGCGAAGATCATCGCACCGATATGACCGTTTCCGATGGGCAAAGCGTCTGTCCAGTGGGCGTCCGCCGCGGGTTGGTTATACCATAATATCAGGGAATCGGGCGCCATCTGAGTATAAGCCTCTTTAGGCCCTCCTGCACCGCAGCTCACCCACAGCAGCATAACACTCCATATAGCAGAAAACAGCAGACATTGTTTACAAATGCCCATGCAATTCGGGGAAGTCTTACTACGGCTGTTCATTTTAAGCCCGGCTTTTTCGGGGAAGCCGGATCGCGCATGATTCAGGTTCGTTTTCATATTAATAAGGTGCTATGTTTTAAATTAGATGCGGTGTAGTGACTGCGCTCTTATTTTAGGGAGACCGTAATGGGTGCCAGTTTTCTGCTTCGGGCACGGACCTTTCCGTCCACAAAAATCTGCAGGCCTTTTCCATGCCCGTAATGACGGCCATCCTTGTCCCAGAGGACTGTAATGGCATGTCCGTGATAGCGGACATTGTCCAGGCAGAACCAGGCCCACTGTCCTTCGGGAATGAGGGGCCGAATGGCTAGCTTATCGCCCAGAGCAGGTTTGATTCCCACCAGATCGCTGATAATCAGATCAGCAAAACCGGAATGGTTGTAATACCTGCTGCGTGGATTATTGCGGAGCCAGAAGCCCGTCTTTTCATCCTGGTATTCCCCGATAAAAGGTTTTCCGTCTTTTTGCTGGGCCCAGGCATATTTATGAAGCGCGTCATAAAATACACGGGCCGTCATATGGTTATGGTGCTTATAGTTATTTAATAAATTAGACAGCCCCTTCAGGGTCTGCGTCGTGGCATAGGGCCAAACGGCGCCATCCCATTCACAGCCATGTCCCGATCCGTGTGTTCTGAAAAGAGGATGCCTTCTCTCTGCGGTTGTAATCCCCCAGGGTGCGCTGAAACCAGTAGTATCAGTCAACTGTTCCCAGGCTTCAGCATACTGCTTTTTATCTGTCGGCAGGTTAAAATACCAGGGAATGAAGCCTATTTCTTCCCGGGCATCCGCAAACTTTCCATTCGGATATTTTACCTCAAAAAATGTTGCTTTTGCATTCCAGAGGCTATCCAGCACCATCTGTCTCAGATCCCTTGCTTTTTTCCGGTAATAGGCTGCTGCCTGAGGCTGCCCCAGAATTTGATTGATACGGGACAAGGCCAGCGCATTACCATACATATAGCTGTTGATGGTCGGCCGCCTGTTTTTCTGGGTACGGGAACCGCTGATGGATTCTTCCATGGCGTCCCGTACGTCAAATTGCCAAAACAGGCCGTCAGGCAATTGTTTTTCGGCCTCCCATTTCTTGTAGTCAGCAGACAAGGCGGGTAACATTTTCTGCAAAAATGCGCTGTCCTGACCTACCAGGAATAAACCATAAACGGCGTCATCGATCCAGGTGCTGAACCGGTGAAATCCGGGCTTTTTTTGTTTGGGATCCGCGAACATCCAATAGGACGTGTACGCCTGAATATATTTTGGATCATGCAACCAGCGTCCCTCATAGATCTGATGTCCCAGTGCTGAGCTAATACTGTTAAAGGCGCCTCCAAATTTTACCGGCGTTATAAATTCTGTAAATATAAACCCATAGGGGGTTTTCACCAGGTGCTTTCTAAAACTCCACCATCTAAAATAATAGATTTTCTGTAGTGTTGTATCCGGACAGGAAAACAGTGGAATATTGTCGCTGAGCCACTGATAAGCATGGGCGTTGTCTACATAGTTAACAACATCTCCGCTATCCTGCGCATTAAAACTGGCTACATCTTCCTGCATAATGGCCGGCCGTAAAATCACAGGCCCCTTTTCGCCGGGCTGCCCGCTGTTCTGACTGACAGCCGGCAGGCTTATAATACTTAGTAAAGCTGCTGTGGTATATTTAGCGACCAAAGAGACAGCCGCATATTGTCTTTGTCTACGCCAAACTGATTTCATACATAATTTTTATATCGTTATCGTTGTGCTATTTACTGCAGATCTTATAATATTTCTTTATCTGAACAGCCAGTCCAGATCCGGCTGACTGCCTGTTGCTCCAAGCCCGGCATCAAAAGCGGGAATATCTTTTGCCCGCTGGATAAAGCCCAGCAAAAGGCAGATACCTTTTCCCAATTGTAAGTCATGGACGCCCTCCCTGAAACTGTAGCTATGGACATTGATGCCCGGAAAACCGCGCAGTATACCTGCATTAGCGATCGTGGTGGCCGCCTGACCATAGTCGTTGGCGCTGGCATCTGTCTCTAACTCCGGTTCTTTCAGATAGGCTTTATTTTTCCGGGTAAAGAAGCCGACCAGTAGTCTGACAGGTTTATCTGTTTTAAAGTATAAACGTGTACCGGCCTGGATCTGTCTGGCGCGATCTACCTGAATGCCCTGAAGGCCCTGTAATATTCCGGCTACGGTATCCAGTTGAACAAGGGTATCTTTAAAGGGACACCCTTTTTTGCCGACGCTGAACATATCAGCTGAAACATTATGATCCTGCTCAATATAGTAGGTACCCAATGTTTCTTTTTGATCCTTGCCGGTATCCATGCTTTTAGGCGGATTCAAAAACCGGACCTGTGCCGGCTTCAATGTCACCACCGTCGCTTTCTGGTCTGACCGGCTGGCACCATGCAGTTTTAACGCCTGAATATTTTTCTTAAAGTTGTCGAGTTCCTGCTGATAGACGGGCAGCAGGTCCGACCATGTTTTATTCTGGCCGTCTTTACCTGTCAGGGGAATTTTCCTTGCACCCGTCTGTAGGCTATTAGCATATAGATAAGCAGGTCCTGCAACAGCCGCCAGTTTTCTGAAGGCCTCAACACTGGACGAAAGTAGCGGCAGGGCAGACTCAAGATCCTGTACATCATGACTGTAACCATATCTTAGTATATGAAGAGCCGCCATGACTTTCTTGCTATAAAATTCTGCAAGATGCTGATAACAGATCATGTCATTTTTCAGCCGGTTAAATTCAGCGCTGTTCCGTCCAATTTTCTTCTCCGCAGCCTGAATCGCCGCTACTGCCTGCCTGGCATGAACCAGTACTTCTTCTGCGATCTGAACCGGAGTCTCTCCCACATGCTTTTGATGCAACCATTCTCTTTTCGCATATTCGGTGATCATCTCCCCCTCAGGTGATTCCGAGTTATACAGCAGTGTAAAAAGATTGTATTTTTCCGGATCAATGAGTTGACTCATCAACATACCCAGGCTCAAGGTCTGCCGGTTGCCATCGGTAATACCATAGCGCCTTAACAGCTTGGGGGCGATTTCTCCGGACGCTTCGTAGGCACGCAGTATTTGCGCTCCCGTTGCAAGATCACAACCATATTTTTCAGATAGCCGGCCGGCCCAATAATTTTCTTCCGCTATGCGGTCGCGGTCGGCATTCCAGGCATACCTGGCCCACTCGGCATACCAGATCCAGTCCCGGTTAATCTGCAGCAACCTTGGGTCCGCTTTATCCGCGCTGTAAGGCCAGTCCCAGTAAGACGCCTGCGGATACAGATGTAAACCGTTAGAACCATAGATCTTATGCATCGCCTGCACGCATTTTTGAATGAAATCATCAGCGCCATAGCGGAAGGGTTCAAGATTGGCCAGAATGTGCACATTCTCTATCTGAACGGGAGAAGCCGCGCTTAGCTTACGGTGCAGTTCCGCCCAGGGTCCACGAGGCTGGTAAGTAGTCAGCGCCTCTCCGTTATACTTAGCCATCGTATACAGATTGCTGTAAATAGGTTTGGCCGCCGCCATCACAGCTGGACCGTCCGCATCATGGGCCCGCAAAATAATGGGCGGCTGTATTTTCTGTCCGATTGCTTTTAGGCCATCTTTTACGCCGGGAATAATCGTCTCTGTAAACCATTTAGTATCATCCGGGCCCACCCCTTCCATCGCCTCACCAAGCGTAACCAATAGCCCTACATTCGGGTATTGCTTGACAAAGGCAGCGATTGACTTTCTTGTATAATCGGCAATCAGGGGCGTGATCGGCCGGTTCCGGTCCTGTGTTTTAATATGGTGCTTTTCTGCAAAAGGTTTGGAAACGATAATATTATAAAAGGCCTGGATCACCCAGATACCTCTTTTGTTCGCCTCTGTCGTTAGAAAATGAAACATCTCCTGATTAGCCGCAAAAGTCGCACTATCCACTTCTACCGCGTCGGGATAATCTTTTAAACGGACCAGGGAAGCAAAGGGATGACCGGACCAAAGGTAAAGTGTATTCATGCGGTTATCCACCAGCATATCCAGATATCTGATCCATAGTTCCTTATCATAAAACCAGGGAAAGCTCTCCCGGGTATAAGGATATTCATAGGTTCCGCGTCCGGGCAACATATAAGGCTTCTGTAATCCTATACACGCACCTCTTAGCGTCATTTGCGGCTGATCACTAAACCGGATCCCGCGAAACAGACTATCGATGTCTTTTAAGGCCGCACTTGCCGACCCAGCTTTGGTCACCTGCCGGGTGATCCGCTCATACAGCTCCAGACAACCATATAAGGCCCCCGAACCGTCTGCCCCGGCGATCAGGACATTGCCGTTTTCAGCGCCCTGTATGGTAAAACCTTCCTTAGCGGTATCCAGATGAGCAGAGGCCTGCGCTTCATGAATGATTTGCCCGATACCTGGCGCGCCGGCAATACCGATATCGATATATCTGCGCCCCGGCTGATGCTTTTTTAACGATTGCCTAAAGGAAATCAGTTGTGTCGGGTAGCCTGCTTTCTTCAGTGCTGCGACAATGCGCTTGGCACCAAAGGCGATCCGTCCTGTCGCCTCTTGTTGATAACGGATGGTATATAAAGGAGCCTTTTGCGCGAATGAGGCAGTCTGGCAGACAATTACGATACCCATCAGCAGAAACATTCTGCCCAACTGTCCTTGTATATTCACAGATCTCCTTCTATCTTTAAATCGCATAATCCACATTTTAAATTTCATTAAATCCAAGTAAAGACTCCCGACACTTCTCATCCGGAGTGCTATGACCTTTTGACAGCAGCAATCGAGATCTATTATCTATTCATTAAAACAGGAAAAAAATTGCCGGATGCGTTTAAAAGGCGCCAATGGTCATACCCGACCGGCCTTTGGCGCCTTTTTATCCTTCTGCAAAATAATAATCTGTCAGCCATATACGTGTACAAAGAGGAAGAGGATAAATCCTACACCACGGGTAAGAGGCTGCCAGAGCGTTGAACTATTTACTTAAGTCAAAGCCGATTAAAATGTTCACCCTGCGCGTCATAGAACTTCCTTCACGATCTGTTACCGTAAAATCAAACCCGCCTAATGACAGCTTTGAAGACTGCTTTGTTGCCGGTGTAAACACCAATATACCGTTATGATCTACTGTTGCAGTCCCACCCTTCACGTTAGTCAATGTAAAGGCCGGTGCGTCGCTATAGCCTCTGGCCAGTTCTTTTAAGTCGATATGTAGCGGCTCTGCCTGCGCTGTTGAATAATGTTTATGTGCCATCCAGTCCAGGTATCCGTCCAGTTGGGTAAAGCCGTCCTTATCCGGATCGCCGTTGCTTTCAGTCAGATTCCCTTTTGCACCCTTAGGATCCAGTCCATGGATCGTCTCCCACCAGTCTGGCATACCGTCCTGATCTGTATCCCAACTGTCCGGGCGGTGAACCGTCGGATAATCTTCGTAACCGCCTGCGTCGGCCACTTTATCGGGGAATCCCTTTTTATGTGTAACGCTTCCCACCACAGAAGTAGTACCTGCCAGCGTCTCGCGGATGATCCGCTGATCATGCTCGTCTAAAACAGGTGCATTACAACCTACATCGGATAAAACGCTTTTATAAGCATCCACCGCAGACTGCGTCTCAATATAAGAAGGGAAAAAAGGCTTATCAACATACGTCGCATAGCTGCTGGTGTCTCCATTGCTGTGGCTTACTTTCCGGCCGTCTGCCTCGTTAGAAAGATCAAAGTGTCCCGGCATGACGTTTCCTGCAAAATAACAGCGTTGTGTGCCCTTGCCTACCCCTTCATGTTGGGCATTATAGGCGTAAAAGAAACTGGTTCCCGCACCGGGCTTATAATAATTACCCACAAAATTCACTTCATGTGCCCCTCCGTCAGTAGCGCGATGGCCCCAATTATAAACAACATTATTGGTGATATCCATTCTGCCACCATAATGCCCATCTACCAAACCACCGCCCAGGCTCCAGTTTCTGCCATAACAGTCGGCCAGTAAATTATGATGAAAGCTGCCGATATCTCCTCCGATCGTCGCAGCAAAACCATGCTCCTTACCTTTCGGATAATGGTCATGTCCGGCTGCATTCAACGCCTCAGAGATCAGTGTGCGTTGCAGGGTGATATTGTGTGCCCCTCTGGAACTAAAAGATTCATCAATGGTCCAGCTGATCGAACAGTGATCCACAATGCTGTTATTCGCACCCGTCAGTCCCATACCGTCAAAGGTAGGTCCGTCGCCCAGCCTGACCCGGACAAAACGGGCCACACAATCATTGCCTGTTATCCCAAAGGGGGCTGACCGGATACAGATCCCTTTGCCGGGTGCGGTCTGGCCTGCCACCGTTACGTTCGGTTGGCTGAGGACCAATCTGGATTTTAACGTTATCATACCCGCTACATTAAATATAATCGTCCGGGGACCAATATTATTAGTCACGGCCGCTCTTAAACTACCGGGGCCGTCATCATTTAAGTTGGTCACAAAAACGATCTTGCCGCCTCTTCCGCCGCGCGCAAACCGGCCATAGCCTTCGGCATCAGAAAATGCCAACTGCCTTGTTCTGAATTCCCATACATTTCCTTTTATGGTGCCCGAATCTGTTAGTTCATCCACACGCCAATAGTAAGTATCCATACTATAAAGATCAGAGACCGCATAGCTGTTTTGCGTTGCAGGCTGGTTGCCTTTAAAACAGGGAGAATCATGATCAGCAGCGGCCACTTTAACTGAGTCTGTTCCAAAATAAATATCGTGTGACCGGGCCGCTTGAGTCCCTTGCCATTGTAGCACATACCCATTTTGCCCGTTCGCCTCCACATGTTCATCTCTGTTAACAGGCGCCACAGCCATCGCCTGATCCGCCGGATTAACCCCGTCCAGCTGGAAACCATTAATGACGATTTTATGGTAAGCCCCAATTGTCTTGTTGTCAGCTACGAAACGGATCGTTACTATTTTATCTGCTTTAGCTTCTAATTGTAAAACCGCAGTTTTGCTATCAGTAATTTTGGAGGCACGTATAGAAGGGATCAGACCCGCCACCTTCTTTTGTCCATCCACGTAAATGTCAATGGGGCACTGCTCTCCGGCCTTCAGGTCATCAATGATATTGTGATAAGTAATCAGCGTATGCTTTCCGGGTTTTAGCCCCTTAATCTTCAATATAATTTCTTCTGGCTTTGCTGCATCTTTGCCACTGTTTTCATCACTGCTGAGCTCCAGCCCGTCGTCAGAAAACTTAGCTTTCTGAGGCCCTCTCACGCCCACTTTATACCAGGTGGCCGTTAACTTCCGGTCTGCGCCGGCGGCAACAATAAAGCTGATATGATCTTTCACTAATGTATCGGGCCCGCCATTGGTCACCTCCCAGGGGGTATATCCGAACTGTGTCACTTCAGCTGTTTTCCTCCCAAACATATTAAAGTCTACTTTCACGACAGAACGTTGTGGGCCTTGATGACAGCCTACCAGACCCATGCCCAGCAAGACTAATGCATAAGCACTATTTTTTACAAAGAATCTAAACATTTTTTTTGCATTATTAATTGAATACTTGCAGCAGGATTCAATAATTATTGCTGTAGGCTTTGGCTTTTAGCTAAAACAAACATTTCCGGCAAGGGAAGTATACCTCCCCGCCAGAAATGATTTGCAATTACGAAAACCAAAATCAAGAATAAACCGCTATTATTAAAAAACAACTTTATTATTTCTCCCTTTATTTTTGATAGTCAAAAGTTCCAGGCGCCCCTGAATAATCCATCCAGCCTTCAGTCTGCTCCAACCAGCTGTTCATACCAAGGACAGAGCTGGGAAGGCCGGAGATATAATAATTGGGCTTAAACTCAATCAGATTCGCATTTCCATTCACCTGATCCCATGGTTTATCCAGCGGCGTCATCACAAAATGCGCCTGGTATATTGCCTTCAGCTTATCTAATTGTTCCTTAAAATCCGCTGCATCCGGATCGATCAGTATATTTCTTTCTTCAGGTGTCAATGGATCAGCCTGCGGATCGCCTTTAGCCTGCCAGTAATATCCCTCACGCGCCGTTCCATTAATGGGCTTTAAACCAAGTTTCGTGACAGTATTACCACTTTTTGCTGTATTATCATACAGCATCCAGCGCTGCACATCCCAGAAACGCTTACCCTCATAAGCGAGTTCCACTCTTCTCTCATATAATACCGCTTCAATAGCCTGATACTTCGTAGACAGATTACCGACACCATAATTATTATCTTCGGGAATGCCCACTCTTGCCCGGATTTTACCGATATACTTGACCGCATTATTGATATCCCCGGTAGCCGCATAACATTCCGCGATATTCAGTAACAGTTCTGCATACCGGTATGCTATGATATTCGTTCCTGAAAATTCATATCCGGTGCTGTCTGCCTCTGGATCGGAGTTCTTCCGTACGATAGCAGGGCTATTCGTCTGATTACCTCCGTAGTAGTTAATCTTTCCCTTGTCGTCGTACCATCTGTAAAACCAGGTACTTTTGTTTTCATTTCCCTTTACGCCCCATTTCTCACCGGAGAATTCAAAGGTGCGGTAGAATCTGGGGTCCCTGTTTTCAAAGAAAAAGGTATCGACATATCCGTTTTCAGCCGTCGGACGCTTGCCATTAGCCAGCGGAAATAAATCCAGCATCTGCTTGGTAGCAGAAAGCCCGCCTGAGCCGCCATAACCCGTAGGCCGAAGCTGATCTTCCCAGCCGTTACCATAAGCACTGGATTCAGAAGTTTCCGTACTGAAAAGGAACACCATGATCGCTCCTTTATTGAAATCCGTATTGCCCTGCAAAGACATTTCAGACCAGTCTTTGGCACTGGAGCCATATAGCCCGTAACCCGCTGACGATAATTTAGTTTCTGCATCGAGGCCTGCCTTTAATGCATCTTGCCATTTTTTACTGGCTGGGTTATCCCAATCCTTATTAAATAACGGACTAGCGGCAGTCAGCAGGACCCTGCTTTTCATCGCCAATGCTGCCGCAGCGGTAAATTTCCCGTAGTTCGTACTTGGTTCATCCCAGATCATAGGTAAGAGCATCGCAGCTGAATCCAAATCGCTGACGATCTGGGCAAAACATTCAGAAGAGGTCGACCTGGGTGTCTGAATAGACACATCCGTTGTACTATTATTTTGAACCGTCGTTACAATCGGAACGCCTCCATAGATCCGTACCAGGTCAAAATATTGTAACGCCCTCAGGAAGTAGGCCTGCCCTTTAGCTGTTTTCTTAAAATCAGCAGATAAAGCGGCAGATACCGGATCGCCCATTTTTTCAATCAAGTCACTACAATAGCGGATGCGGGTATAGGGGTTATTTTTTACACTTGAAGATGTCTGGCCGTAATAGCTGTCCGCATCATTTGCAAACTGCAGGTCTCGGTTGGCGTCGATATACTTGGGTATCGTACCACCGATTTCTTCCGTCATATTGGACCGGTCGTTATTGTACAGCCCGACCACAGTTTTCAGCGGATTATTATAATCCGAAAAATAATAATTATACAGGCGGGCAATGTACCAGGAAGTCAATTCCTCGTTGGAGAATACCTGGTTCTCTCCATAATCATTATAAGGTTTCATATCTTCCAGAAATTGCTTGCTACAACCCGTAAAGGCCAGCAGTACAACAGTGGAAAGTAAATAGAATATTTTTTTCATGATATAAAGTCTATATTGGGAAATTTAGTTTTTAAAAGCCAACATTCACACCCAGTGCCCATGTACGAAGGGTTGGATAGCCTACATCTGCCGGGTCATACATGTTTCTGAATTTCTTCGGATAGGGGTTGTAAAAATCCCAGAGATTATTGCCTGAAATAAAGAAGCGGACGCTACTTAGCTTGGCCTTATTCACCAGCTTTGCGGGCATTGTATACCCGAGGCTCAGTGTTCTGACGTACATTCTAAAGGTGGGCAATAGGAAGAAATCAGAATTAGCACCGCCAAACTCTTCATAATAACCCATATTCGGATACTTGCCGTTCGGATTAGTGGTTTCG containing:
- a CDS encoding RagB/SusD family nutrient uptake outer membrane protein — translated: MKKIFYLLSTVVLLAFTGCSKQFLEDMKPYNDYGENQVFSNEELTSWYIARLYNYYFSDYNNPLKTVVGLYNNDRSNMTEEIGGTIPKYIDANRDLQFANDADSYYGQTSSSVKNNPYTRIRYCSDLIEKMGDPVSAALSADFKKTAKGQAYFLRALQYFDLVRIYGGVPIVTTVQNNSTTDVSIQTPRSTSSECFAQIVSDLDSAAMLLPMIWDEPSTNYGKFTAAAALAMKSRVLLTAASPLFNKDWDNPASKKWQDALKAGLDAETKLSSAGYGLYGSSAKDWSEMSLQGNTDFNKGAIMVFLFSTETSESSAYGNGWEDQLRPTGYGGSGGLSATKQMLDLFPLANGKRPTAENGYVDTFFFENRDPRFYRTFEFSGEKWGVKGNENKSTWFYRWYDDKGKINYYGGNQTNSPAIVRKNSDPEADSTGYEFSGTNIIAYRYAELLLNIAECYAATGDINNAVKYIGKIRARVGIPEDNNYGVGNLSTKYQAIEAVLYERRVELAYEGKRFWDVQRWMLYDNTAKSGNTVTKLGLKPINGTAREGYYWQAKGDPQADPLTPEERNILIDPDAADFKEQLDKLKAIYQAHFVMTPLDKPWDQVNGNANLIEFKPNYYISGLPSSVLGMNSWLEQTEGWMDYSGAPGTFDYQK